A region from the Arcanobacterium buesumense genome encodes:
- a CDS encoding virulence RhuM family protein — protein sequence MTNLPELPAGELLFYSDDDGDIQLHVYLENESVWLTQGQMAELFQRDKSVISRHIRNIFTEGELDEQSVVANFATTAADGKSYTVTYYNLDVIISVGYRVKSLAGTKFRQWATGRIREYIVKGFTMDDKRLADGPDKYWRELLERIRDIRSSERRLYQQVLDLYATSVDYDPNTPESREFFATIQNKLHYAAHGHTAAEIIYSRADASQPYMGLTIVAHDNPRSSDVVVAKNYLSEEEISRLNLIVSAYFDAAELRAKLHQVTRMADWLTHLTNMLQAMEAPILSNAGKISKKQADNHALAELKKYKSRTASQVTDVDRDYLSYIKDAQKRVTKNEHQ from the coding sequence ATGACTAATCTTCCCGAACTTCCTGCTGGCGAGTTGCTCTTTTATTCTGATGACGACGGCGATATTCAACTTCACGTCTATCTTGAAAACGAATCAGTTTGGCTCACCCAGGGTCAGATGGCTGAACTATTTCAACGCGATAAGTCTGTGATTTCTCGGCATATTAGAAACATTTTTACCGAGGGAGAGCTAGACGAACAGTCAGTTGTTGCAAATTTTGCAACAACTGCTGCAGATGGAAAATCATACACTGTCACCTATTACAATCTGGACGTTATTATTTCGGTGGGTTACCGCGTCAAGTCCTTAGCGGGAACAAAGTTCCGGCAGTGGGCAACCGGCAGGATTCGTGAATATATCGTGAAGGGATTCACGATGGATGATAAGAGGCTTGCTGATGGCCCCGATAAGTATTGGCGAGAGCTACTGGAGCGAATTCGCGACATTCGTTCCAGCGAACGACGCCTATACCAACAAGTACTGGATCTCTATGCCACGAGTGTAGATTACGACCCCAATACACCAGAAAGTCGTGAATTTTTCGCAACAATTCAGAATAAACTTCACTATGCCGCGCATGGACATACAGCCGCAGAAATAATTTACAGTCGGGCAGATGCTTCGCAACCATACATGGGCCTTACAATAGTTGCCCATGACAATCCGCGCAGTAGTGATGTTGTTGTGGCGAAAAACTATTTGTCTGAGGAAGAAATCTCTCGATTGAACTTAATCGTGTCTGCCTATTTTGATGCTGCAGAGCTACGAGCAAAACTGCATCAAGTCACCCGAATGGCTGACTGGTTAACTCATCTAACTAATATGCTGCAAGCCATGGAAGCTCCTATTCTTTCAAACGCTGGGAAAATCTCGAAAAAGCAAGCAGACAATCATGCTCTCGCGGAGCTGAAAAAATATAAATCAAGAACTGCATCCCAAGTAACAGATGTGGATCGTGACTATCTTTCTTATATCAAGGATGCACAAAAGCGGGTGACAAAGAATGAACATCAATGA
- a CDS encoding restriction endonuclease subunit S has translation MNINELLARLSPTDIPLRVLGEVAEFSRGNGPQKKDLQTTGNPCIHYGQIYTHYRHSTKKTISYVSQSVYEKSKKAQTGDVIIADTSENNEDLGKAVAWLGSTPIAVSNHTLIAKTNLVPEYLAYFLASSSFDHQKRRFITGTKVRTISAKSLSKIIIPVPPLDIQREIVKILDMFTNLEAELEAELEARKKQYQFYRDSLLTFPPEGGRTRWTTLGEIGTFSRGIPIQKKDFVASGIPAVHYGEIYTHYGLSTTRTRSHIHSIPIAPSKLANYGNLIIATTSENSHDLAKSLTWLGVEKLAVSNDALIFRHELFPNYVSHFFASCHFHGQKNRLITGTKIKRISAKSLSQIRIPIPSLEEQKRIADILDKFDALVNDISSGLPAEIQARRQQYEYYRDALLSFPTPEE, from the coding sequence ATGAACATCAATGAACTATTAGCGCGGCTTTCTCCAACCGACATCCCTTTGCGAGTACTAGGTGAGGTGGCGGAGTTTTCGCGCGGAAATGGCCCCCAAAAAAAAGACCTGCAAACAACCGGAAACCCTTGTATACATTACGGCCAGATTTATACTCATTACCGTCATTCTACAAAGAAAACTATTTCATACGTATCCCAGTCCGTTTATGAAAAATCGAAGAAAGCCCAGACTGGTGATGTAATTATCGCTGATACGAGTGAGAATAACGAAGATCTAGGAAAAGCTGTTGCATGGCTAGGGTCTACCCCTATTGCAGTGAGTAACCATACCCTGATTGCGAAGACGAACTTAGTCCCGGAATATTTAGCATATTTTCTTGCATCTTCGAGTTTCGATCATCAAAAACGTCGTTTCATTACGGGGACAAAAGTTAGAACAATCTCCGCCAAATCTCTTTCTAAAATTATAATTCCTGTCCCTCCGCTTGACATACAGCGTGAAATTGTGAAAATTCTGGACATGTTCACGAACCTGGAAGCGGAGCTGGAAGCGGAGCTGGAAGCTCGGAAAAAACAATACCAGTTCTATCGCGATTCCTTGCTGACATTCCCACCTGAGGGGGGGCGAACGAGGTGGACGACCTTGGGTGAAATCGGCACCTTCTCTCGGGGAATTCCTATACAGAAGAAAGATTTCGTTGCCTCTGGAATACCAGCGGTGCACTACGGTGAAATCTATACTCACTATGGGCTATCTACCACAAGAACACGCTCGCATATTCATTCCATTCCTATCGCTCCATCAAAACTGGCTAACTATGGAAACCTGATCATTGCAACTACCAGTGAAAATAGCCATGACCTAGCTAAATCACTTACGTGGCTAGGAGTTGAAAAACTTGCAGTCAGCAATGATGCACTAATATTTCGCCATGAATTGTTCCCAAACTATGTCTCGCACTTTTTTGCAAGTTGCCATTTCCACGGGCAGAAAAATCGACTCATAACCGGAACGAAAATTAAGCGTATTTCTGCAAAATCTTTATCGCAAATCCGTATTCCCATACCATCTCTCGAAGAACAAAAGCGTATCGCTGACATTCTCGATAAATTCGATGCTCTTGTAAACGATATTTCGTCAGGTTTACCAGCCGAAATTCAAGCTCGCCGCCAACAGTACGAATACTATCGCGACGCCCTCCTATCATTCCCAACACCAGAAGAATAA
- a CDS encoding type I restriction endonuclease subunit R — MTEPSSAYRYSPVVVRDDATVVAKYEPEQKRSDQYQTEAQLEEAFIAQLQRQAYERLSITSEAELIANLRTQLELLNDITFSDTEWQQFFTQSIANKNEGIVEKTQKLQADGHIQPLIRDDGSVKNILLINKKHIHANRVQVLNQYEATGTYDNRYDVTILVNGLPLVHVELKRRGVNLREAFNQINRYQRDSFWAGSGLYEYIQIFVISNGTRTKYYSNTTRAGVINENKDKKNSKKTSNSYAFTIWWADAENNVIDDLMDFAKTFFAKHSLLNILTKYCVFNTEQTLLVMRPYQIVATERILNRVLTSTNSKTWGTTQAGGYIWHTTGSGKTLTSFKTAQLATKLEGIDKVLFVVDRKDLDFQTIREYNRFQKDAVSGNASTAALKAQLENPDTKIVVTTIQKLSIFVKNNAQHDVYGKHVVIIFDECHRSQFGDMHKAIRKSFKRYHLFGFTGTPIFAVNSPSTSKTNLRTTEQVFGDKLHTYTIVDAINDKNVLPFRIDYINTIKAKDINSTVDVAGIETETALLNIDRIRTITDYILDHFAHKTKRNTSYSRNGTRIRGFNSILTCSSIDAAKMYYNAFQLAQAERAAQNPGYDPLKIAIIYSYAPNEEDPDEQTTGLPREESLDADKLDASSREFLDDAISDYNDMFGSSFSTYGNSFENYYKDVSKNLKEQKLDMLIVVDMFLTGFDAPTLNTLWVDKNLRSHGLIQAFSRTNRILNSVKAYGNIVCFRNLEEETDAALELFGNKKAGGIVLLKSFNEYYASYQEKIAELHKNFPLDKQILGEKKQKEFVGLWGSLLRLVNILSSFDEFNDVERLDPRSEQDYQSIYLELYEDFRRKAKADKESIADDVVFEIELAKQVEVNVDYILRRVSEALERNGGALDKEIRADITRSINASPTLHNKRDLIEAFLAHINVAELGSNGRVDEEWSKFIRERFVEELNAVIETEKLKPALTTDLVTNVMKDGADIPADGTAISNIMPPISRFRKDNQRGLKRERVVSQLQAFIERFRGLGGE; from the coding sequence ATGACCGAGCCAAGTTCTGCATACCGCTACTCCCCTGTTGTTGTTCGTGACGACGCCACCGTCGTCGCCAAATACGAACCCGAACAAAAACGCTCCGACCAATATCAAACCGAAGCGCAGCTCGAAGAAGCATTCATTGCCCAGCTACAACGGCAAGCCTACGAACGCCTATCGATCACAAGCGAAGCAGAACTCATCGCCAACCTACGAACCCAACTCGAACTCCTCAACGACATCACCTTCAGCGACACCGAATGGCAACAATTCTTCACCCAATCCATCGCCAACAAAAACGAAGGAATCGTTGAGAAAACACAAAAACTCCAAGCAGACGGACACATCCAACCCCTCATCCGTGACGACGGCAGTGTCAAAAACATTCTGCTCATCAACAAAAAACATATCCACGCCAACCGCGTCCAAGTCCTCAACCAATACGAAGCAACCGGCACATACGACAACCGTTACGACGTAACAATTCTGGTCAACGGCCTCCCGCTCGTACACGTCGAACTCAAACGCCGAGGCGTAAACCTACGCGAAGCATTCAACCAAATTAACCGCTACCAACGAGACTCATTCTGGGCAGGCAGCGGACTATACGAGTACATTCAGATCTTCGTCATTTCCAACGGCACCCGAACCAAATATTATTCAAACACCACCCGTGCCGGCGTAATCAACGAAAACAAAGACAAAAAGAACTCAAAGAAAACATCGAACTCGTACGCCTTCACAATCTGGTGGGCCGACGCCGAAAACAACGTCATCGACGACCTCATGGACTTCGCCAAAACCTTCTTCGCAAAACACAGCCTGCTCAACATTCTGACCAAATACTGCGTATTCAACACCGAGCAAACACTGCTCGTCATGCGCCCATACCAGATCGTCGCCACCGAACGAATCCTCAACCGCGTCCTCACATCCACCAACAGTAAAACCTGGGGAACTACCCAGGCCGGTGGCTACATTTGGCACACCACAGGCTCAGGAAAAACCCTCACCAGTTTCAAAACTGCTCAACTAGCCACCAAGCTAGAAGGAATAGATAAAGTACTCTTCGTCGTCGACCGGAAAGATCTCGACTTCCAAACCATCCGTGAATACAACCGCTTCCAAAAAGACGCAGTATCTGGAAATGCTTCCACTGCAGCATTAAAGGCACAACTCGAAAATCCAGATACTAAAATCGTTGTCACCACAATCCAAAAACTCTCCATCTTCGTCAAAAACAACGCCCAACATGACGTGTACGGCAAACACGTCGTCATCATTTTCGACGAATGCCACCGCTCCCAATTCGGAGACATGCACAAAGCAATCCGTAAATCATTCAAGCGCTACCACCTCTTCGGATTCACCGGCACCCCCATCTTCGCCGTGAACTCCCCAAGCACGTCAAAAACCAACCTACGCACAACAGAACAAGTATTCGGCGACAAGCTACACACCTACACCATCGTTGACGCAATCAACGACAAAAACGTGCTGCCCTTCCGGATTGACTATATCAACACCATTAAAGCCAAAGACATTAATTCTACAGTCGACGTTGCCGGCATAGAAACCGAGACAGCACTACTCAATATCGACCGCATTCGCACAATCACTGACTACATCCTCGATCACTTCGCACATAAAACCAAACGCAATACGAGTTACTCAAGGAACGGCACCCGAATACGCGGATTCAACTCCATCCTCACCTGCAGCTCTATCGACGCTGCAAAAATGTATTACAACGCCTTCCAACTCGCCCAAGCCGAACGAGCAGCACAAAATCCAGGCTACGATCCACTAAAAATCGCGATCATTTACAGCTACGCACCAAACGAAGAAGACCCAGACGAACAAACCACCGGCCTGCCACGCGAAGAATCACTCGACGCCGACAAGCTCGACGCCTCATCACGAGAATTCCTCGACGACGCCATCTCCGACTACAACGACATGTTCGGATCCTCGTTCTCCACATACGGTAATAGTTTCGAAAACTATTACAAAGACGTCTCGAAGAACCTCAAAGAACAAAAACTCGACATGCTCATCGTCGTCGACATGTTCCTCACCGGATTCGACGCCCCCACCCTCAACACACTATGGGTGGACAAAAACCTGCGCTCACACGGATTAATCCAAGCATTCTCGCGCACCAACCGTATCCTCAACTCCGTCAAAGCATACGGAAATATCGTCTGCTTCCGAAACCTTGAAGAAGAAACCGATGCTGCACTCGAACTCTTCGGCAACAAAAAAGCCGGCGGAATCGTACTACTCAAGAGCTTCAACGAATACTACGCAAGCTACCAGGAAAAGATCGCCGAACTACACAAAAATTTCCCGCTAGATAAGCAAATCCTTGGCGAGAAAAAACAAAAAGAATTCGTCGGACTATGGGGTTCCCTGCTCAGACTCGTCAACATATTGTCATCCTTCGACGAATTCAACGACGTCGAACGGCTAGACCCACGCTCCGAACAAGACTATCAATCTATCTACCTCGAGCTATACGAAGATTTCCGACGGAAAGCCAAGGCAGACAAAGAATCAATCGCCGACGACGTCGTCTTCGAAATCGAACTCGCTAAACAAGTCGAAGTCAACGTCGACTACATTCTGCGACGCGTCAGCGAAGCCCTCGAACGCAACGGCGGCGCACTCGACAAAGAAATACGAGCAGACATCACCCGCTCCATCAACGCCTCGCCTACCCTACACAACAAGCGTGATCTCATCGAAGCCTTCCTCGCCCACATAAACGTAGCCGAACTCGGCAGTAATGGACGTGTAGACGAAGAATGGAGCAAGTTCATACGCGAACGGTTCGTCGAAGAACTCAACGCGGTAATAGAAACCGAAAAACTCAAGCCCGCACTAACCACCGATCTCGTCACCAACGTGATGAAAGATGGCGCTGACATTCCAGCCGACGGCACTGCCATCTCCAACATCATGCCGCCGATCTCACGGTTCCGAAAAGACAACCAACGCGGCCTCAAACGTGAACGCGTAGTCTCCCAACTCCAAGCATTCATTGAGCGATTCCGCGGGCTGGGAGGGGAATAG
- a CDS encoding methionine/alanine import family NSS transporter small subunit has product MSVSAIIMMVVYLGIVGGGLAIGAYLMATHPDESSGKIGTIEND; this is encoded by the coding sequence ATGAGCGTTTCAGCAATCATTATGATGGTGGTCTATTTAGGAATCGTTGGTGGTGGTTTAGCAATCGGAGCATATTTGATGGCTACCCATCCAGATGAATCTTCTGGAAAGATTGGCACAATCGAAAACGACTAA
- a CDS encoding sodium-dependent transporter, translated as MSTTTGREIWSSRTVFLAAAIGSAIGLGNIWRFPYIAYENGGGAFLIPYVVALVTGGIAMLFFDYAIGHRFRGAPPLAFRRVSRRAEVLGWVQTAVTYFIGVYYMAILAWAAFYAYYSMTLAWGDDPEAFFINDFLQVDNTQVFGGGYLPHLTIVLSLVWLVLLFVMAQGVEHGVGKVSRIAVPLLVVLFLAITVRALFLPGAAAGLDTFFSPDWSALLKPSVWMAGYGQIFYSIAVGFGIMLTQASYLKRRTDVTTTAWTVAFANSSFEVLAGIGVFSVLGYMAMNSGQEVGDVVSSGIGMAFIAFPKIISLMPGGPVFGVLFFGSLFLAGFTSMFSVIEVPISSGMDKFGWSRRKSVMIVGGSAAVISVTLFSSVTGLATLDIMDRFVNVFGIALIALVTLLVVGWGMRMFPVLSRHLDAISTIPTRGWWIGTVGVLTPMVLAVTMIGDTRELLTHPYGDYSSIQLLVYGWGLAGLIWVSALVMSKLPWSKDTKLEAPAEYDFDVERPYGQPNPASVYAQEEYKDELMEGDRA; from the coding sequence ATGTCTACAACAACAGGAAGAGAAATCTGGTCGTCGCGCACAGTGTTTTTAGCTGCGGCGATTGGCTCGGCCATTGGCTTGGGAAATATATGGCGCTTTCCCTATATTGCGTATGAAAATGGTGGTGGGGCGTTCCTGATTCCTTACGTCGTTGCACTGGTTACGGGCGGCATTGCTATGTTGTTCTTTGATTATGCAATCGGGCATCGGTTCCGTGGCGCGCCACCGTTGGCATTCCGGCGGGTGTCCCGGCGGGCTGAAGTGCTCGGCTGGGTGCAGACCGCAGTAACGTATTTTATTGGCGTGTACTATATGGCGATTTTGGCGTGGGCTGCGTTCTACGCTTACTATTCCATGACCTTGGCGTGGGGTGATGACCCGGAGGCGTTCTTCATTAACGACTTCTTGCAAGTTGATAACACTCAAGTATTCGGTGGCGGATATTTACCGCATTTGACGATTGTTTTATCGCTGGTGTGGCTGGTGCTGTTATTTGTGATGGCACAAGGTGTTGAGCATGGTGTTGGTAAGGTTTCGAGGATCGCCGTGCCACTTTTGGTTGTTTTGTTCTTAGCCATCACGGTGCGGGCATTGTTCTTGCCAGGGGCAGCAGCCGGTTTAGACACGTTCTTTAGCCCAGATTGGTCGGCTTTGTTGAAACCGTCCGTATGGATGGCTGGCTATGGTCAGATCTTCTATTCGATCGCGGTTGGGTTTGGAATTATGCTTACCCAGGCATCGTATTTGAAGCGTCGTACAGATGTGACGACGACGGCGTGGACGGTTGCTTTTGCTAACTCATCTTTTGAGGTGCTTGCCGGTATTGGTGTGTTCTCAGTGTTGGGCTATATGGCAATGAATTCTGGTCAAGAAGTTGGTGACGTGGTTTCCTCTGGTATCGGAATGGCGTTTATTGCGTTCCCGAAGATCATCTCGTTGATGCCCGGTGGCCCAGTCTTTGGTGTTTTGTTCTTTGGTTCGTTGTTCTTAGCTGGTTTCACTTCGATGTTCTCAGTGATTGAAGTTCCTATTTCTTCTGGTATGGATAAGTTTGGCTGGAGCCGTCGTAAGTCGGTGATGATTGTTGGCGGTTCTGCTGCGGTTATCTCGGTGACGTTATTCTCCTCGGTTACGGGCTTGGCAACCTTAGATATCATGGATCGATTCGTTAACGTTTTCGGTATCGCGTTGATTGCGTTGGTTACTTTGCTGGTGGTCGGTTGGGGAATGCGTATGTTCCCGGTTCTTTCTCGCCACTTGGATGCGATTTCTACGATTCCGACGCGGGGTTGGTGGATCGGTACCGTTGGGGTGTTGACTCCGATGGTACTTGCAGTGACGATGATTGGTGATACTCGTGAATTGCTCACTCATCCGTATGGCGACTATTCAAGTATTCAGTTGCTGGTTTATGGCTGGGGATTGGCTGGCTTGATCTGGGTTTCGGCGCTTGTGATGAGTAAGTTGCCGTGGTCGAAAGATACGAAGCTGGAGGCTCCGGCTGAATACGATTTCGATGTTGAACGGCCGTATGGGCAACCGAATCCGGCTAGTGTTTACGCGCAAGAAGAGTACAAGGACGAGTTGATGGAAGGAGACCGGGCATGA
- a CDS encoding DUF4300 family protein, with protein sequence MRLWPVLAAVSIVFAGCSVAGESAPESAPADQRQSEVKADSDLALASVRTSNLVDEVTREEVFAQLRQAGINQEELDDFARQVQRFNGNVPTSSLISEGFVPLSTTENMDELGIMQAAQEKAAPLTNCRITTFTLGRELVSIGKTAGADDSQLFFDAESIDTPPAMFTAGERDAFMALYGRVSTVAAKDSAQHAKDIASYFVDHQIVFASGKASMVSVFMHDNIDPENSAMFIGHVGLLVENEPGKLLFVEKLAFDQPYRASWFESREQLVTYLRSMYDDGPDVEYGQPVIMENDQVL encoded by the coding sequence ATGCGTTTATGGCCGGTACTAGCGGCGGTTAGTATTGTTTTTGCGGGCTGTTCAGTAGCTGGGGAGTCTGCCCCTGAATCTGCTCCAGCGGATCAACGTCAGAGTGAGGTTAAGGCGGATAGTGATCTGGCGTTGGCATCGGTTCGTACCAGTAATCTGGTAGATGAAGTGACTCGCGAGGAAGTTTTTGCGCAACTGCGTCAGGCGGGGATTAATCAGGAAGAACTTGATGATTTCGCGCGCCAAGTACAACGGTTTAACGGGAACGTGCCGACGTCGTCGTTAATCTCAGAAGGTTTCGTACCACTGAGCACAACGGAGAACATGGACGAACTTGGGATTATGCAAGCTGCCCAAGAAAAGGCCGCACCGTTAACGAATTGCCGGATTACCACGTTTACGCTGGGGCGGGAATTGGTGAGTATCGGCAAGACTGCCGGCGCTGATGATTCGCAACTGTTCTTTGATGCAGAATCTATCGATACTCCACCGGCGATGTTTACTGCCGGCGAGAGGGATGCGTTTATGGCCTTGTATGGGCGCGTGTCTACCGTGGCGGCGAAGGATTCGGCGCAGCATGCGAAGGATATTGCGTCATATTTCGTAGATCACCAGATTGTGTTTGCGTCGGGTAAGGCATCGATGGTGTCGGTGTTTATGCATGACAATATCGATCCAGAGAACTCGGCGATGTTTATTGGGCATGTGGGTTTGCTGGTGGAAAATGAACCAGGAAAGCTGTTGTTTGTGGAGAAGCTGGCCTTCGATCAACCGTATCGGGCGAGCTGGTTTGAATCGCGTGAGCAGTTGGTGACGTATCTTCGGTCAATGTATGACGATGGGCCGGATGTGGAGTATGGCCAGCCGGTGATTATGGAAAACGATCAGGTGTTGTGA
- a CDS encoding CPBP family intramembrane glutamic endopeptidase — translation MNDVSLGQPSSGPMLPWRPILVFFAAMLFHSLWLIAFQLWLDVSLDYIAFPQLGPTLGLATTWLLYRSWLTPFLPVAPTSVGEFRRRSRIVVVACLGYVFATWVLAEMLQAGSYRALFTDWHLVGFLTVQFLGAVVEEIGWRGFLQPLFVKRFGAILGASLVGVIWAAWHGDQLLDPLGFIVFALTCVALSLVLEMMVAGSWWQRGLLAAGLHWAVNIAPVVVINVDDDAVPNLVTVLVILIPQCVFGLVAFVILVKRYGWPRLGKLKK, via the coding sequence GTGAATGATGTGAGTTTGGGGCAACCGTCATCAGGGCCGATGTTGCCCTGGCGGCCGATCCTCGTGTTCTTCGCTGCGATGTTGTTTCATTCGCTGTGGCTGATTGCCTTCCAATTATGGCTGGACGTGAGTCTTGATTACATTGCTTTTCCGCAGTTGGGTCCCACGCTAGGTTTGGCTACTACCTGGCTGTTGTATCGCAGCTGGCTAACACCGTTTTTACCGGTAGCGCCTACGAGCGTGGGGGAGTTTCGCCGGCGCTCGCGAATAGTTGTTGTGGCGTGCCTCGGGTATGTATTTGCTACCTGGGTGCTGGCGGAAATGTTACAGGCAGGTTCGTATCGTGCCCTGTTCACCGATTGGCATCTAGTTGGCTTTTTAACGGTGCAGTTTTTAGGCGCAGTGGTTGAAGAGATTGGCTGGCGCGGATTCTTGCAGCCGTTGTTTGTGAAACGCTTTGGGGCGATTTTGGGTGCCAGCCTGGTGGGTGTTATTTGGGCAGCATGGCATGGCGATCAACTGTTGGATCCGCTAGGTTTTATTGTTTTTGCGCTCACCTGCGTAGCGCTCTCGTTGGTTTTGGAGATGATGGTTGCTGGTTCGTGGTGGCAGCGGGGGTTGCTTGCAGCAGGGTTGCATTGGGCAGTAAATATTGCGCCCGTCGTCGTTATTAATGTCGACGACGACGCAGTCCCTAACCTTGTAACTGTGCTGGTTATCTTGATTCCGCAATGTGTGTTTGGTTTGGTTGCCTTTGTGATTCTTGTTAAACGCTATGGTTGGCCGCGATTGGGTAAACTGAAGAAATGA
- a CDS encoding GNAT family N-acetyltransferase yields the protein MSALFLRPLGPDDEIQALEANAEFAGSGFDFLLKHDDETWAQFLARIADEHAGVNLPQNRVPATFLGAFAGETLVGRVSIRHKLNDYLLQYGGHIGYGVRPEYRRRGYATEILRQAVRYVNNLGIAPVPVTYAQTNIGSRKTIYSCAGVLENMVSDSGVTTLRY from the coding sequence ATGTCTGCCTTATTTTTACGCCCGCTTGGTCCTGATGATGAAATTCAGGCGCTTGAAGCAAACGCAGAGTTCGCTGGCAGCGGTTTTGATTTCTTACTGAAGCACGATGATGAGACGTGGGCTCAGTTTCTAGCTCGGATTGCCGATGAACATGCTGGAGTGAATCTTCCTCAAAACCGAGTCCCCGCAACATTTTTAGGTGCTTTTGCTGGGGAAACCCTTGTTGGGCGAGTGAGCATCCGTCATAAGCTTAATGACTATCTACTTCAGTACGGTGGCCATATCGGATACGGGGTGCGCCCAGAGTATCGGCGTCGCGGATATGCGACCGAGATTTTACGCCAGGCCGTTAGATATGTAAATAATTTAGGAATTGCCCCGGTGCCAGTTACATACGCACAAACCAATATTGGTTCCCGAAAAACGATCTATTCTTGCGCCGGAGTGCTAGAAAATATGGTGTCCGATTCGGGAGTTACTACTCTTAGGTATTAG
- the ychF gene encoding redox-regulated ATPase YchF: MALTIGIAGLPNVGKSTLFNALTRANVLAANYPFATIEPNVGIVPLPDPRLNQLAEIFGSQKILPATVSFVDIAGIVRGASEGEGLGNQFLANIREADAICQVTRAFADPDVTHVDGRVDPASDIDTITTELVLADIQTLEKQLPRLQKELTNRKVAKEVVETAQAALKILEDGKTLYAAGGDLDPEILKTFHLMTNKPFIYVFNTDDEGLADTDMQQQLRDLVAPAEAIFLDAKFEAELIELDEEEAREMLESTGQDEAGLDKLARVGFDTLGLQTYLTAGPKEARAWTIHKGWTAPQAAGVIHTDFERGFIKAQVISFEDLVEYGSMQEAKAHGKVRMEGKEYVMNDGDVVEFMFNV; the protein is encoded by the coding sequence GTGGCTTTAACTATTGGAATTGCAGGACTGCCCAACGTCGGCAAGTCAACTTTGTTCAACGCACTTACCCGTGCAAACGTGCTGGCAGCGAACTATCCGTTCGCAACCATCGAACCAAACGTGGGTATCGTGCCCCTTCCAGATCCGCGGCTAAACCAGCTAGCGGAAATTTTCGGATCGCAAAAGATCCTCCCAGCAACCGTATCATTCGTTGATATTGCAGGAATTGTGCGTGGCGCATCCGAAGGTGAAGGCTTAGGAAACCAGTTCTTGGCAAACATTCGCGAAGCTGATGCTATTTGCCAAGTAACCCGTGCGTTCGCAGATCCAGACGTCACCCACGTCGATGGTCGCGTTGATCCCGCATCCGATATTGACACCATCACCACCGAGCTCGTGCTAGCAGATATTCAGACCCTGGAAAAGCAGCTGCCGCGGTTGCAGAAGGAATTGACCAATCGCAAGGTCGCCAAGGAAGTTGTTGAGACTGCCCAAGCTGCCCTGAAGATTCTCGAAGATGGCAAGACGCTTTACGCGGCTGGTGGAGACCTCGACCCTGAAATTTTGAAGACTTTCCATTTGATGACTAACAAGCCATTTATTTACGTCTTCAACACCGACGATGAGGGATTGGCTGATACTGATATGCAACAGCAGTTGCGCGATTTGGTTGCACCAGCCGAAGCGATCTTCCTCGACGCCAAGTTCGAAGCCGAACTTATTGAGCTCGATGAAGAAGAAGCCCGCGAAATGCTCGAATCCACTGGCCAAGATGAAGCCGGTTTGGACAAGCTCGCACGCGTCGGTTTTGACACCCTGGGACTGCAAACCTACCTGACTGCCGGACCGAAAGAAGCCCGTGCATGGACGATCCACAAGGGCTGGACCGCGCCACAAGCAGCCGGTGTGATCCACACCGATTTCGAACGCGGATTCATTAAGGCACAAGTTATTTCCTTTGAGGACCTTGTAGAATACGGCTCGATGCAAGAAGCTAAGGCCCACGGCAAGGTTCGTATGGAAGGCAAAGAATACGTAATGAATGACGGTGACGTTGTGGAGTTCATGTTTAACGTGTGA